Below is a genomic region from Thermus oshimai DSM 12092.
GGAGCGGGTTAGGCCGGGAAGCCGTACACCAAAAGGCGGTGTAGGCCAGAAGAGGCTACACTACCCCGTGAGGATGGCCTCCGCCTTGAGCCGGGCCAGGACCGCCTCCAAACTGCCCCCTTGCCACCGCTCCACCGCGTAGGCCCCTAAGGGGAAGCGCTCCTTGAGGCGCTTGAGGAGGCCCGCCGCGTCCTCGGGCCGGCTGCCCTGGAGGACCAGAAGAAAGCCCTCCCCAAGCCGGAAGGCCAGATCCCCCCGCCTCAGCTCGGAAAGGAGGCGCTCGGGGTTCAGGGGGGCCTCGAGGTAGACCAGGACCAAAGGACGCCTGAGGGCGAGCCCCTCCAAGGCCCCCGCCATCCGCTTAAGCTCCTCGGGCCCTCCCATCCCCTGGGGGGGCGGGAGGAGGGGGGCCTCCTGCCCGGTGCCCAGGAGGAAGGCGGCGAAAAGGGCCAGGCTCCCCAGGATGGGCACCAGGTAGGCCGGGAAGGCCACCCCGCCCACAAAGGCGAAGGCGGCTCTCAGGGCCAGGTCCAGGGTCCAGAGGGCCAGGGCCAGGACCAGGGCGAACTGGACCCGGGGGGCCAGGGGAAAGCGGGAAAAGAGGCTCGCCGTCCCCGCCAGGAGGAGGGCCGCCGTCAGGAACCCCAGGCCCTCCCCCACCTCCCCCTCGGGGGCGAAGAGGGTAAGGGGCAAAAGCCCCAGGAGGAAGAAGAGCCAGGGGAGGAGGAAAAGCCCCCGCATGCCCTTCCAGGCTACCACGTAGGATGAGGGGGATGGGTCCTTTGGCCGAGCGCCTCCGCCCGAAAAGCCTGGACGAGGTCCTGGGCCAGGACCACCTGGTGGGGCCGAAGGGCCCCCTAAGGCGCTTTTTGGAACGGGGGTATCTCCCCTCCCTGGTCCTCTTCGGGCCCCCCGGAAGCGGCAAGACCACCCTGGCCCGGCTCCTCGCCCAAGGCCTCGGCCGTCCCTTCCGCCACCTCTCCGCGGTGGAGGCGGGGCTTAAGGAGGTGCGGGAGGCGGTGGCGGAGGCCAGGCGGGCGGGGGGGCTGGTGCTATTCCTGGACGAGATCCACCGCTTCAACAAGGCCCAGCAGGACGCCCTCCTCCCCCACCTGGAATCGGGCCTCCTCACCCTGGTGGGCGCCACCACGGAAAACCCCTCCTTCGCCCTCACCCCCCCCTTGCGCTCCCGCCTGCGCTTCTTCCCGGTGAAGCCCCTTTTGGAGGAGGACCTCCTTGCCCTCCTCCAAAGGGCCCTGGCCCACCTGCCCGGGGTGGAGGCGGAGGAAGGGGCCCTCCGCCTCCTGGCCCAGGCCGCCCAGGGGGACGCCCGCCGGGCCCTGAACGCCTTGGAGCTTGCCGCCCTCGCGGGGCAGGTCACGGAGGAAAGCGCCAGGGAGGCCCTGGGGGCCCTCCTCCCCGCCTTGGACCGGGGCGGGGACCTCTTCTACGACCTGGTCTCGGCCCTGCACAAGAGCATCCGGGCCAGCCACGTGGACGCCGCGCTCTACTACCTGGCCCGGCTCCTTTTGGGCGGGGCCGACCCTCTCTATGTGGCCCGGCGGCTCATCCGCATCGCCGCGGAGGACGTGGGCCTGGCCGACCCCCAGGCCCTCCGGCTTGCGGTGGCGGCCAAGGCGGCCTACGAGGCCCTGGGGAGCCCGGAAGGGGAGCTGGCCCTGGTGGAGGCCGCGGTGTACCTGGCCCTAGCCCCCAAGGCCAACAGCCTCTACGCCGCCTGGAAGCGGGCGGAGGAGGCCCTGAAGGCCCACCCCAGCGCCTCCGTGCCCCTCCACCTTAGGAACGCGCCCACCGCCCTCCAGAAGGCCTTGGGCCACGGGGCGGGGTACGCCTACTACCACGAGGACCGGGAGGGGAGCTTCGCCCAGGCCTACCTGCCG
It encodes:
- a CDS encoding replication-associated recombination protein A translates to MRGMGPLAERLRPKSLDEVLGQDHLVGPKGPLRRFLERGYLPSLVLFGPPGSGKTTLARLLAQGLGRPFRHLSAVEAGLKEVREAVAEARRAGGLVLFLDEIHRFNKAQQDALLPHLESGLLTLVGATTENPSFALTPPLRSRLRFFPVKPLLEEDLLALLQRALAHLPGVEAEEGALRLLAQAAQGDARRALNALELAALAGQVTEESAREALGALLPALDRGGDLFYDLVSALHKSIRASHVDAALYYLARLLLGGADPLYVARRLIRIAAEDVGLADPQALRLAVAAKAAYEALGSPEGELALVEAAVYLALAPKANSLYAAWKRAEEALKAHPSASVPLHLRNAPTALQKALGHGAGYAYYHEDREGSFAQAYLPEGLEGLTLFEATGEGFEERVRERLKALRARFRSARPRKDSG